A region of Daphnia carinata strain CSIRO-1 chromosome 10, CSIRO_AGI_Dcar_HiC_V3, whole genome shotgun sequence DNA encodes the following proteins:
- the LOC130695890 gene encoding XK-related protein 7-like isoform X1, producing the protein MGDKNNTGSPVIHFSSSVDTENAGTFSTTSCNIYPALPLENPVLLPGCNGISAGPPTTPSAPRRMGHFSALPRVNLPNVRVPEMMDISSYIPTMKPPSFLKEVYTFPVQVGGHVNREVRNIGSSINKIIDRGDVFLHKPPPLPEFTNWSIFGALFSIFGSFFDHGSDIAAAYVLWDEPDSTWWFSLTVTLIVVPTIFVNAFSLYWYCNEDYQASRRMFSNSSRPGFSKCWWIFRIIVHFLLLGPIFRYIDLLYYGIKSRKSRLQKINVQGPYCPWPKQQAEMKKQVEYYNLLLHEERDIAILELMHSFMQDAPQLILQLYILAKRPPQSTTENDYIITVLVQSVSSLSSLMSLAWSLTSYQRTLRYAVPDKPQMSVGGSATTFLWHTFQVASRVLALALFANAFKQEVFIALGGHWALMIVWILAQRTNFCGTNDGKRKHCEEFFYNVVVGWMFTFVMINVKAAATRVKYSVYYLLMAAENTTMIVLWFLQPDSATHWYHFPALIGTCVSFILGLFFMFLYYRHYHPDGKMPNKNESPKLF; encoded by the exons ATGGGTGATAAAAACAACACAGGATCTCCTGTCATacacttttcttcttcagtggACACTGAAAATGCTGGTACTTTTTCAACCACAAGCTGTAACATATATCCTGCCCTGCCCTTAGAAAACCCAGTTTTACTGCCTGGATGTAATG GCATTAGTGCTGGACCACCAACAACACCCAGTGCTCCCCGAAGAATGGGCCACTTTTCTGCATTGCCAAGAGTCAATTTGCCTAATGTTCGTGTCCCTGAAATGATGGACATCAGCTCATATATCCCAACGATGAAGCCTCCTTCCTTTTTGAAAGAAGTCTACACTTTCCCTGTTCAAGTTGGAGGCCATGTCAACAGAGAAGTGCGTAACATAGGAAGCAGCATCAACAAG ATCATAGATCGTGGCGATGTTTTTCTGCATAAACCTCCACCCCTGCCAGAGTTTACAAACTGGAGCATTTTCGGTGCactattttccatttttgggtCATTTTTTGATCACGGTAGTGACATTGCTGCCGCTTATGTGCTGTGGGACGAGCCGGACTCGACATGGTGGTTTTCGCTCACCGTTACTTTGATTGTTGTTCCTACTATTTTCGTGAACGCTTTCAGTCTTTACTg GTACTGCAACGAAGATTATCAAGCATCAAGACGTATGTTCTCTAACTCATCGAGGCCAGGATTCTCTAAATGTTGGTGGATCTTTCGCATCATTGTacactttcttcttttaggTCCTATTTTCAG ATACATCGATTTACTTTACTATGGGATCAAAAGTCGCAAGTCCCGGCTGCAAAAAATTAACGTTCAAGGGCCATACTGTCCTTGGCCAAAGCAACAAGCTGAAATGAAGAAGCAGGTGGAATATTACAACCTGCTGTTGCACGAAGAACGGGATATAGCAATCTTGGAGCTTATGCACAGTTTCATGCAGGACGCTCCCCAATTAATCTTGCAGCTTTACATTTTGGCAAAACGCCCTCCCCAAAGTACAACGGAGAACGATTACATTATCACCG TCTTGGTTCAATCGGTTTCATCATTATCATCTCTAATGTCGTTGGCGTGGTCCCTAACATCCTATCAGAGAACTTTACGTTACGCTGTCCCGGACAAGCCTCAAATGAGCGTGGGCGGCTCAGCAACTACTTTCCTTTGGCACACCTTTCAGGTTGCCTCCCGTGTCCTAGCCTTGGCCCTTTTTGCTAACGCATTCAAACAAGAGGTTTTTATTGCACTGGGTGGACACTGGGCACTCATGATTGTTTGGATTTTAGCACAG CGCACAAATTTTTGTGGAACAAATGACGGAAAGCGGAAACACTGCGAAGAATTCTTTTACAATGTCGTTGTTGGGTGGATGTTCACGTTTGTTATGATCAACGTGAAAGCGGCAGCAACAAGGGTCAAGTATTCGGTTTATTACTTGTTGATGGCAGCTGAAAATACTACTATGATAGTTCTATGGTTTCTACAACCTGACAGCGCAACTCACTGGTATCACTTTCCTGCTCTAATCGGGACATGTGTTTCCTTCATTCTCGGTCTCTTTTTTATGTTCCTCTATTATCGACACTACCACCCTGATGGCAAAATGCCTAACAAAAACGAATCTCccaaattgttttaa
- the LOC130695890 gene encoding XK-related protein 7-like isoform X2 codes for MGDKNNTGSPVIHFSSSVDTENAGTFSTTSCNIYPALPLENPVLLPGCISAGPPTTPSAPRRMGHFSALPRVNLPNVRVPEMMDISSYIPTMKPPSFLKEVYTFPVQVGGHVNREVRNIGSSINKIIDRGDVFLHKPPPLPEFTNWSIFGALFSIFGSFFDHGSDIAAAYVLWDEPDSTWWFSLTVTLIVVPTIFVNAFSLYWYCNEDYQASRRMFSNSSRPGFSKCWWIFRIIVHFLLLGPIFRYIDLLYYGIKSRKSRLQKINVQGPYCPWPKQQAEMKKQVEYYNLLLHEERDIAILELMHSFMQDAPQLILQLYILAKRPPQSTTENDYIITVLVQSVSSLSSLMSLAWSLTSYQRTLRYAVPDKPQMSVGGSATTFLWHTFQVASRVLALALFANAFKQEVFIALGGHWALMIVWILAQRTNFCGTNDGKRKHCEEFFYNVVVGWMFTFVMINVKAAATRVKYSVYYLLMAAENTTMIVLWFLQPDSATHWYHFPALIGTCVSFILGLFFMFLYYRHYHPDGKMPNKNESPKLF; via the exons ATGGGTGATAAAAACAACACAGGATCTCCTGTCATacacttttcttcttcagtggACACTGAAAATGCTGGTACTTTTTCAACCACAAGCTGTAACATATATCCTGCCCTGCCCTTAGAAAACCCAGTTTTACTGCCTGGAT GCATTAGTGCTGGACCACCAACAACACCCAGTGCTCCCCGAAGAATGGGCCACTTTTCTGCATTGCCAAGAGTCAATTTGCCTAATGTTCGTGTCCCTGAAATGATGGACATCAGCTCATATATCCCAACGATGAAGCCTCCTTCCTTTTTGAAAGAAGTCTACACTTTCCCTGTTCAAGTTGGAGGCCATGTCAACAGAGAAGTGCGTAACATAGGAAGCAGCATCAACAAG ATCATAGATCGTGGCGATGTTTTTCTGCATAAACCTCCACCCCTGCCAGAGTTTACAAACTGGAGCATTTTCGGTGCactattttccatttttgggtCATTTTTTGATCACGGTAGTGACATTGCTGCCGCTTATGTGCTGTGGGACGAGCCGGACTCGACATGGTGGTTTTCGCTCACCGTTACTTTGATTGTTGTTCCTACTATTTTCGTGAACGCTTTCAGTCTTTACTg GTACTGCAACGAAGATTATCAAGCATCAAGACGTATGTTCTCTAACTCATCGAGGCCAGGATTCTCTAAATGTTGGTGGATCTTTCGCATCATTGTacactttcttcttttaggTCCTATTTTCAG ATACATCGATTTACTTTACTATGGGATCAAAAGTCGCAAGTCCCGGCTGCAAAAAATTAACGTTCAAGGGCCATACTGTCCTTGGCCAAAGCAACAAGCTGAAATGAAGAAGCAGGTGGAATATTACAACCTGCTGTTGCACGAAGAACGGGATATAGCAATCTTGGAGCTTATGCACAGTTTCATGCAGGACGCTCCCCAATTAATCTTGCAGCTTTACATTTTGGCAAAACGCCCTCCCCAAAGTACAACGGAGAACGATTACATTATCACCG TCTTGGTTCAATCGGTTTCATCATTATCATCTCTAATGTCGTTGGCGTGGTCCCTAACATCCTATCAGAGAACTTTACGTTACGCTGTCCCGGACAAGCCTCAAATGAGCGTGGGCGGCTCAGCAACTACTTTCCTTTGGCACACCTTTCAGGTTGCCTCCCGTGTCCTAGCCTTGGCCCTTTTTGCTAACGCATTCAAACAAGAGGTTTTTATTGCACTGGGTGGACACTGGGCACTCATGATTGTTTGGATTTTAGCACAG CGCACAAATTTTTGTGGAACAAATGACGGAAAGCGGAAACACTGCGAAGAATTCTTTTACAATGTCGTTGTTGGGTGGATGTTCACGTTTGTTATGATCAACGTGAAAGCGGCAGCAACAAGGGTCAAGTATTCGGTTTATTACTTGTTGATGGCAGCTGAAAATACTACTATGATAGTTCTATGGTTTCTACAACCTGACAGCGCAACTCACTGGTATCACTTTCCTGCTCTAATCGGGACATGTGTTTCCTTCATTCTCGGTCTCTTTTTTATGTTCCTCTATTATCGACACTACCACCCTGATGGCAAAATGCCTAACAAAAACGAATCTCccaaattgttttaa